The genomic DNA CGGGCGTGCCGAACTCGGCGGCGAGCTCCCGTACGCCGATCCCGCCGATGTGCAGTTCCCCGCCGGTCCATGCCGCGGTGCGCGGCCAACCGTTCTCGATCACCAAGCTCATGAGGTCGAAGGTAGAGCTTTATGGCTTTCGTCCGGTCTCAGAGTCGAAGTTTTCGATGCTAAGACTCGCAAGCATTCATGACTGTTGGGGCCGTTATCTCCCGTCGACACCATAAACTCAACTATTCGCAAACCGGGAGGTTCTATGACAAAGCGCCTGTATTCGGTCATTGCCGTCGCGCTGGCCGTATCGGCGTTCGCCGGCGGCTGCGGGCGCTCGTCGTCGGAGACCGGCGCCGGCGCCGGCGCCGCTTCGGCGGCCGGCAAGACGGCCAAGGACCTCGTGCCCGAGGCCGTGCGCAAGACGGGCGAGCTCCGGATGGCGACCTCGGAGGGCTACCCGCCGATGGAGATGTACAAGCCGGGCACCCAGGAACTCACCGGTGTCGACCCTGATCTCGCCGCCGCGATCGCGGCCAAGCTCGGCCTGAAGGCCAAGGTGACCAACGCCGCCTTCGACGGCCTGATCCCGGGCCTGCAGGCCGGCCGCTGGGACGTGGTGATGTCCTCGATGAGCGACACCGAGGAGCGCCGGGCCGCCGTCGATTTCGTCGACTACTTCAACGCCGGCGGAGCCATCATGGTCAAGAAGGGCAACCCCGAGGGTATCAAGACCCTTGAGGACCTGTGCGGCCGCACCATCGTGCTGGCCAAGGGCAGCTCGAACCTCGCGATCGGGCAGCGGCAGGACGAGAAGTGCGCCAAGAAGATGCAGATCATGCAGAGTGAGGATGCGCCGACCGGCCTGCTGAGCATCGACTCCGGGCGCGCGGTCGCCACCATCGTCGACTCGCCCGTCGCGGCGATGTACGCCAAGGACACCGGCAAGTACGACGTGCTGCCCGAGCAGTACGACGCCGGTCCCTGGGGCATCGCGGTCGACCGGCGCAACACCGCGCTGCGCGACGCCGTGGCCAAGGCCATGCAGGAGCTGGCGGCCGACGGCGGCTACCAGGCGGTCCTGGAGAAGTACGGCGTCGCGAGCAACGCCGTACCCGAGGTCATGGTGAACACCAAGCCGTGGAAGTGACCAGGACACCGCAGGCCGCCGACGTCGCGGACCTGCCGATCGACGCGGTCCGCCCGCCGCGGCCCGGCCGATGGGTCGCGGGGGTGGTCGCCGGATTCGCCCTGATCTGGCTGGCCTACACGATCATCGTCAACGAGAACCTGCACTGGGACGTCATCGCCGAGTACCTGATGGACGGCAGGGTCCTGGGCGGCCTGTGGGTCACGATCCAGCTCACCGTGCTGTCGATGGTGATCGGCCTGGCACTGGGCATCCTCGCCGCCGTGATGCAGCTGTCCGGCAGTCCGGTGCTGCGGGGCACCTCCGCGCTCTACACCTGGTTCTTCCGCGGCACCCCGCTGCTGGTCCAGCTCATCTTCTGGTTCAACATCGGGCTGGTCTTCCCCTCCTTCGGCATCGGCGTGCCGTTCGACGGCCCCAAGCTGATCGAGTGGCAGGCCAACGAGCTGATCACGCCCTTCACCGCGGCCCTGCTCGGCCTGGCGATCAACGAGGGCGCCTACATGGCCGAGATCGTCCGGGCGGGCATCCGCTCGGTGGACCCCGGCCAGCGCGAGGCGGCCGAGGCGCTCGGTATGTCACACCGGCAGGTGCTCCGCCGGGTCGTGCTGCCCCAGGCGATGCGGGTGATCATCCCGCCCACCGGCAACCAGTTCATCTCGATGCTCAAGACCACCTCGATGGTCTCGGTCATCGCCGGCGCCGAGCTGCTGACGGTCTCCCAGCGCATCTACCTCGGCAACTTCGAGGTGATCGCGATGCTCATCGTGGCCTCCATCTGGTACATCGTGCTCACCACCATCGCGAGCGTCGGCCAGCACTTCATCGAGAAGCGTTTCGAGCGCGGCCACCACGCGCTGCAGGTCAGGGTCCGCCGCAACCTGCGGCCGTTCGGCAGGGGGAACGCGTGATGGTCGAACCCAAGGTGAGGATCCGCTCGGTCCGCAAGTGCTTCGGCTCCGTGGAGGTGCTCAAGGGCATCAGCCTGGACGTCCCCGAAGGCGGCGTGGTCTGCGTCGTCGGCCCGTCCGGGTCCGGCAAGTCGACGCTTCTGCGCTGCGTCAACCGGCTGGAGACCATCGACTCCGGCCGCATCTGGGTGGACGGCGACCTGATCGGCTACGCCGAACAGGAGGACCGGCTCCACCACCTGCGCCCCGCCCAGCTCTGCCGCCAGCGGCAGGACATCGGCATGGTGTTCCAGCGCTTCCATCTGTTCCCGCACCGCACGGCGCTGGAGAACGTCATGGAGGGCCCGGTCGTCGTCAAGGGAGTCGCGAAAGGCCAGGCCAGGAAGAGGGCGCTGGAACTGCTGGAGCGGGTGGACCTCGCCGACCGCGCGGACCACTACCCCGCCCAGCTCTCCGGAGGCCAGCAGCAGCGCGTGGCGATCGCCCGCAGCCTGGCCATGGACCCCAAGCTGATGCTCTTCGACGAGCCGACCAGTGCGCTCGACCCCGAGCTGGTCCAGGAGGTACTCGCGGTCATACGGGACCTGGCCGCCAGCGGCATGACGATGATGGTGGTGACCCACGAGATGGGGTTCGCCCGCGAGGTCGGCGACAACCTGATCTTCATCGACGGCGGCGTGATCGTCGAGCAGGGACACCCCCGCGACGTGCTCGCCAACCCGCGCCACGAGCGCTTCCGCTCCTTCCTCGGGCAGGTCCTGTGACCCACTTCGACCTGCTGCTCCGGGGCGGCCTGGTGATCGACGGTACGGCGGCGACCACCGCCCGGCACGCCGACGTCGGCGTCCTCGACGGCCGCCTCACCCTACTGCCGCCGGGAGCCCCCGCCGCCGCACGCGAGACCGCGGACCTGACCGGTCTCGTCCTCGCCCCCGGCTTCATCGACGTGCACACCCACTCCGACGGCGTCACCCTGATCGATGGGGAGCTGGGCGGCGACATGGTCCGGGCCTCCGTCCTGCAGGGGGTCACCACGGAAATCTGCGGCAACTGCGGTTCCAGCCTCTTCCCCGCCCTGCCCGGACGGCTGGCCGCGATGCGCGCCGAGACCCGGGTCTACTTCGGCGGCGACGTCGGGATGTACGAGGGCTTCGCCGAGTTCGCCGCCGCGCACGCCGCGGTGCCCCGCGCCAACCATCTCACCTCCCTGGTCGGGCACGGCACGCTCCGCGCCGGGGTGATCGGCCCCGGTGACCGTGCCGCCACTCCCGGCGAGCTGGACACCATGTGCGCGCTGCTCGACCGGGCGCTGTCGGCGGGGGCGGCGGGGCTGTCGACCGGGCTCATCTACACCCCCGGTACTTACGCGAGCACCGATGAGGTCGTCGCACTGGCGGCTGTGGCGGCGGCGCACGGCAAGCCGTACGTCACCCACCTGCGCGATGAGATGTCGCGGGTGGAGGAGGCGCTGGAGGAGGCCGTCGAGATCGGGCGCAGAAGCGGTGCCTCGCTGCACGTCTCCCACCACAAGACGGCGGGCAAGTACGCCTGGGGACTGACCCGGCGCACCCTGCCGAAGCTCGCTGCCCTGCGCGCCGAGGGCATGGACGTGACCTGCGACGTCTACCCCTACACCGCGGGGAGCACGGCACTGGGCGCGATGCTTCCGCCCTGGGCCTCGGACGGCGGGATCGCCGCGCTGACGGCGCGGCTGGCCGATCCCGGACAGCGCGAGCTGATGCGCCGGGCCATCGCCGAGGGCGTCCCCGGCTGGGAGAACACCGTCGGCAACGGCGGCTGGGACCGCATCTCGATCGCCTGCGCGCCGCGCCATCCCGAGACGGAGGGGCACATGATCGCCGAGCTGGCCGCCGTGCGCGGCCAGGACCCCCTCGACATGGTCGCCGAGCTGCTGATCGCCGAGCAGGGCGAGATGACGATCATCAGTCACTCCATGATCGAGGACGACGTGCGGCGGGTGCTGGCCGCGCCGTACTCGATGATCGGTTCCGACGGCGTGCCCAAGCCCGGCGGCCGGCCCCACCCCCGCTGGGCGGGGACGTTCCCGCGCGTGCTCGGGCGCTACGTCAGGGAGCTGGGACTGCTGAGCCTGGAGACGGCGGTGCACAAGATGACGGGCATGGCCGCGGCCAGGTTCGGGCTGGCGGGGCGCGGCGTCATCAGCGACGGCGCCCACGCCGACCTGGTCGTCTTCGACCCCGGCACGGTCGCCGACGGCGCCACCTTCACCGACCCGCTGGTCCCGCCGTCGGGGATCCACTCGGTGATCGTCGCCGGTCGGACCGTGGTCCGGGACGGGACCGAGACCGGTGCCCGGCCCGGGGCGGTGCTGTCCACGTGAGCGGTGACCGCGTGATCGACCGTGATCGCGGCCTCTGGAAGGATGACGGGCCCGGGAACGACGCCGGGCCCGAACAGGACGACGGGTTCCGGGAGGATGACGGGTTCCGGGAGGATGGGGCGATGACGGAGTTCGACGTGCCGGGTGGCGAGGCCGCGCGCACGGTGGCCGTGTCGGTGCCGGGGCTGGTCTCCCTTCACGAGGACGTCGAACTGACCCTGGCGAGCACCGGCAAGCTGCTGCTGCTCGCCGCGGTGGCACGCGGGATCACCGCCGGGAAGCTCGATCCCGCCGAGATCGTGGAGGTGCGTGAGGAGGACCGCTGCGGCGGCTCCGGTCTGCTGGGAGCCCTGTCCGGCCGCCGCTGGGCGATCGGGGATCTCGCTGTGCTCATCGCGTCGGTGAGCGACAACACCGCGACCAACACGCTGCTGCGCCGGCTCGGTCTGGACCGGGTGGCCGAGGACGCCGCCGCGCTCGGCTTCGCGCGGACGCGGATCCTCGACCGGATCCGCGAGCCGCGACTGCCCGCACACCCGCCGGCCTTCGCCGTCGGCACGGCCGGCGAGCTCGCCCGGTTCGCGGCCGGGCTCGACGGCCGGCGGGAGTGGACCCGGCTCATGCTGGACTGGATGGCGCACAACACCGACCGGAGCCTGGTCCCCGCACTGCTGCCGCACGAGCCGGAGGACCGGGAGGTCCCCGCCTCCGTTCCGCCCGGAAGGGTCTGGGTGGCGAACAAGACCGGCACCGACGCCGGGGTGCGGGCCGACGTCGGGGTGATGATCGGCTCCGGGCGCCGGATCGGCTACGCCGTGCTGGCCAACGGCCCCTGCGGAGACGAGCACGCCCTGGTGGAGAGCGTCCGCCAGGCCGGCCTGGCCATCGGCCGCCTGGCCGGCCTGCCTCTCGACCGCTGACCCGGAACACGCCGGCCGACCGTGCCGGCGTGACCCCCCGGCACCTCGACGGCGACGGCTCCGTCCGCGCGGGCGCCAACGGCGCCGCTGGAAGCCGGTGCGCACGATGGCGTCGCTCCACTCGACGGCTTCGGGACCGCGAGTCCGACCCGGGGTTCGGCCGGATCGTCGAGGAGTCAGCGCAGGGCGTTGCGGATCTGGGCCGAGGCGTCGCGCAGATAGTCGATGAAGGAGCGCAGCGCCGGGTTGGGATTGGTCGGACGGGTGGCGGCGCCGATCCTGCGGTAGAGGCGGGGCCCGTCCAGCCTGCACACCTGGATGCCCGAGGCCCCCTGCGCGCCGAGGCTGGGCACCAGCGCCACCCCCAGCCCGGCCCTGACCAGTCCGAGCGTGACCTCGTAGTGGTCGCTGCGGCAGCGGATCGTCGGGTTGAATCCCTCCAGCGCGCTAGCGCGCTCCAGCACCGAGACCGGGGTGTCGGTGCCGTACGTGGTGATCCACGGCTCGCCGGCCAGGTCGGCGAGCCGTACCGGCTGCCGCTGTCCCGCCGGATGGCCCGGCGGCACGACCAGCAGCTGCGGCTCGTCGAACAGGTGGATGACCTCGACCCCCTCTGGCGGCTTCCAGGGATCGAGCGCGTGCTCGAAGACGACCAGGACGTCCAGCGCGCCGCGTTCCAGGTCGGGCAGGAGCTCGTGCGGCTGGCCGAGCACCAGGTCGAGCTCCACGGCGGGGTGGCGGGCGGTGAAAGTCGACAGCGCCAGCGGCAGCAGCCGGTATCCCGCGGAGGCGAAGAAACCGATTCGCAGTTGCCCGGCGTCGGCCCTGGCCTGCGCCAGCAGATCCTTCTCCGCCGCCTCGATGATGTCAAGCACCTCCTGTGCCCGGGTCGCGAGCCGCCGCCCGGCCGCGGTCAGCCGCAGGCTCTGCGCGCCCCGCTCGACCAGGCCCACACCGGCCTCCTCCTCCAGCTTGGAGAGCTGGTGGGACACGGCGGAGGGCGAGAGCCGCAGGGTTCGAGCGGCTCCCGCGATGCTCCCCGTCCTGAAGATCTCCAGAAGCACCCGCAGGCGTTGGCTGCTCAGCATCGTTCCAGTATCGGCGTCGGCGAAGCGGCCGGAACGCCGGGGGTCACGGGGCCGTTCCCATGGAAGGCGGCGCGGCGATCCAGCATGCTGGAGTCTTATGGACGATAGACGGCTCATCCGGGTCTCCAAATTCCTGTCCAGGCATCTGCGCCACCAGCCCGACCGCATCGGGCTGACGCTCGACCCGGCGGGCTGGACGGAGATCGGCCTGCTGCTGGCCGCCGCCGCGCGGCACGGCTTTCCGATCACCCGCGAGGAGCTCGCCCAGGTGGTCGCCGGCAACGACAAGCAGCGCTTCGCCGTCGAGGGCGACCGGATCCGCGCCAACCAGGGCCACTCCGTCGCCGTCGACCTGGATCTCCCCGTGGCCGAGCCGCCCGAATTCCTGTTCCACGGCACGGTGGGTGATCACATCGCGGCGATCCGGGATGCGGGGCTGCGGCCCATGAACCGGCACGCGGTGCATCTGTCCCCCGACCGCGAGACGGCGATCCGGGTTGGCGCACGGCGCGGCAGGCCGGTCATCCTGGTGGTGCGCGCCGGGGACATGCACCGGGCCGGCCACGAATTCCGGATCAGCGCCAACGGCGTCTGGCTCGTCGACCACGTCCCGCCCGCCTCCATCGTCTTTCCCGGTTGACGACCCCGCGCGGCCGGGCGCGGATCGGGGCAGGCGCGGCGGAGCGGCCGCGGCACCGGTCACCCGCCCGAACCTCATGGTGATCATGCCGGCCGACCCCGGCGGCACGGAGTCGTCACGATTCTGGACGGGTCGGAGGGCGACCATCGCACGGCGGTGCCACGCATCGGTGAAACCACCGGTTCTCCGCAGACCGGCCGGACGGCGGCGCAAACCACGGGACCACCGTGGACAAGGTCGCCGTCGGGCCTTTTCAGCCGCGACATGTCGGCGTAACACTAGGACATGTCTTCCGCCTCCCCTGTCACCCGGTCGCCGGCGCTGTACGGCCGTGACGCGGAAAAGGACGTCCTTCGGCAGTTGCTCCACGACGCCCGTGGCCGGCGGGGAGGCGCGGCGGTCCTGCTGGGCGGGCCGGGGACGGGCAAGAGCGCGATGCTCAGCTTCGCGGTGGACCAGGCGGACGGGTTCGTCGTGCTCAGGACCCGCGGCGTCGAGTCGGAGGCGGGCCTGCCGTACGCCGGACTGCACGGCCTGCTCCGCCCGGTCGTGAGCCTGCTGCCCGCGCTGCCACCGGCACAGGCGGAGGTGCTCACCCGAGCGCTGGAGGTGGGGGCGGCCGGGGGCGGGCTGGCTCTGCCCGCAGCGGTTCTCAATCTCCTGGCGGCCGCGGGACAGCCGGTGCTGGTATGCGTCGACGACATCCACCATCTCGACGTGCCCAGCCGCGAGGCGCTCCTCTTCGTGGCCAGGCGCCTCGCCGATGAACGGATCGTGCTGCTCTTCGGGGCCCACGATGGCGGTGCGGCACCGGAGGGCATCTCCGGCATCCGGCTCGGGAGCCTCGGCCAGGACGCGTGCAGGCGACTGGTCGACGATCTGGCGCCGGCGGGGCTCAGCGAGGAACTGCGGGCGTCGCTGATCGAGATCGCCCGGGGCAATCCGCTCGCCCTCGGCGAACTCGTCGGATCGCTCGACCCGGCGCAGGTGGCCGGCACCGCCGCCCCACCCGGCATGCTGCCGCCAGGCGGGCGACTGTGGCGCGCATACGCGGATCAGCTGGCCTGGCTGCCCGAGGAGACCGGGGACATGCTCCTGCTGCTCGCCGCCGACCCCGACCTGGACACGATCACGCTGGTCCGGGCCGCCGATCAGAGGTGCGCCCTCACCATGCTGGAACCGGCGGAGCGGGCGGGCGTCATCGTCCACGGTGCGGAAGACCGCTATGACTTCCGGGAACCGGCCATGCGGCCGGTGGTCTACTTCGAGGCCTCACTCGCCCGCAGGCGTGCGGCCCACCGCCTGCTCGCCGGTGTTCTCGACCACGATCACCAGCGCCTCCGGCGGGCATGGCATCGGGCCGCCGCGCTGGACGGGCCGGGTGAGCAACTGGCCGAGGAGCTGGCCGCGGCGGCCGCCGCCGGTTCCCACGGAGGCTATCCCGCGCCTTCTCTCGCTTTCGAACGGGCCGCCGAGCTCACGTCCCGGGGAGACGTCAAGGCCGCCTGTCTGGCCGCCGCGGCCATCCGCGCCTGGCACGCCGGTCTTCCGCAGCGTGCCAGGTCGCTGCTCACCCGCCTGCGCTCCCTCACCGTCTCCGAAGGGGCACGGGGGCAGGCCGAACTGATCCGGGGCAGTCTGGAGCTGCGCAGCGGGAAGACCGACAACGCCCGTGACGAGCTCCTGGCTGCGGCCGGCTGGCTACTCGACCGGGATCGCGGGCAGGCCGTACGCGCACTCCTGCGCGCGAGTGAAGCCAGTTACCTGGCCGGGGACAACTCCCGCTTCCTTGTCATAGCCCGGCAGGCCGCCGCACTACGCCGTCCGGATGATCCGGCGGCCACCCAGCTGATGTTCGAGTATCTGGCGGGCACGGCGGCGACATTCCAGGGCCGGCACCGGGAAGCTGCGGATCCGCTGCACCGGGTCCTGCGGCTCGCGCCTTCGGTGCGCGATCCGTCGGTGCTGGTCTGGGCGGGCATCGCCAGTCTGCTGCTCGGTGACGACATCCAGGCCCTGCGGCTGTCCGCCCGCGCAGTGGAGACCGCTCGCGTCCGGCAAGCGGTCTCCACGGTGCCGCAGGTGCTGGAACTCATGATCCAGGCTGAGATCTGGACCGGCCGCTACGCCTCGGTCGCCGCCAACGCGGTGGAGGGACTACGGCTGGCTCAGGAGGCCGGCCAGCTCAACAGCGCGGGCCAGCACCTGGCCTGGCTCGCCCTCACCGCGGCCGTCGAGGGCGACGAGGAGACCTGCCGGATCAGGGCCGGCAGCGCCATCGAGCTGGCGGGTGCCCACGGCCTGGGCATCACCGGAGCACTCGGCAACTGGGCACTGGCCCATCTCGATCTCGCGGCGGGACGTCACGCGAGCGCGGCGAAACGGCTGCGGGCAACGGCCCGCGCGGACGGGACGAACGGTCACCTCGTGGTACGGGTCATGGCGACCCCCCATTTCGTCGAGGCCTCCGTACGGACGGGCGAGCACGAGCAGGCACGGGCGGCGTTGCAGGTGCTCGACCGCTGGGTGAGCAGCACCCGCAGTCCCGATCGGCTCGCGTTGGCGGCGCGCTGCCATGCGCTCCTGGCCGCGCCGGGTGAGGCCGAGGAGCGCTTCCGCGACGCGCTGGACCTTCACCAACGGGGTCTCTGCGAGTTCGAGACGGCACGCACCCAACTGCTCTTCGGTAGTGCGCTGCGTCGTAACCGGCGTCCCGGTGCGGCCAGGGAGCACCTGCACGGCGCGCTGGAGACATTCGAGCGGTCCGGCGCGCGGCTCTGGATCGAGCAGGCGCGCGCGGAGCTACGCGGTGCGGGTGAGGCCATCCGGTCGCCTGGCCCCAGGACGGCGGAGAAGCTGACGGCGCAGCAGCTTCAGATCGCGCGGATCGTCGCCGACGGCGCCACCAACCGGGAGGTCGCGGCCCAGCTCTACCTGAGCCCGCGCACCGTCGAGCACCATCTCAGGAACATCTTCACCAAGCTCGACATCCGCTCCCGGGTGGAGCTGGTCCGGCTGCTGTCCTGACCCCCTGCGGCGGCGGTCCGCTCCGGTCACCCGGCTCCGGCCGGGCTCCCGCCCACGGCACCCCGACTGCGCGGCCGATAGGGCGCCATGGCACCGGACCGCGCGGAGACGGGTGATTCAACCGATGCGTGAATGACAACGCGATCTGACAATTGCGACTGTCGGTGGTCAGCAGACCATCCGGAGGCCGTCGCCGCATACCTCCCCCCGTATCGGCCGGTCCTCGGTGTGGGTGGCCGCCGAGCTGGTTCCCCTCCTCAGAACTGGAGTACAGCGACGTGCAGTCAGACCCCACCACCCCCCTCCGTCCGCAACCGCGTCCGTCCGGCCCGGCCCGGCGCGCGGGGACGGCCGCCAAGCTGACCCTCGCACTGGTCCTGGGCGGCGCCCTCCTCGCCCCCGCCGCCCAGGCCGCCCCCCTCACCGCTCCCACCGCGCACGTCGCGGCGAACCCGTACGAGCGTGGCCCCGCTCCCACCAACGCCAGCATCGAGGCCCTCCGCGGCCCGTTCGCCGTCGCGGAGACGAATGTCTCGTCACTGTTCGTGACCGGCTTCGGCGGAGGAACGATCTACTATCCGACCACCACCAGTGCGGGGACGTTCGGGGCCGTCGCCATCGCCCCCGGCTACACTGCCGACAAGTCCAGCATGGCCTGGCTGGCCCCCCGGATCGCCTCCCAGGGTTTCGTCGTCTTCAACATCGACACCATCACGCGGAGCGACCAGCCCGCCAGCCGGGGCCGCCAGTTGCTGGCCGCGCTCGACTACCTGGTCGAGGACAGCTCGGCCGCCAACCGGATCGACGCCGGCCGGCTCGGCGTCATGGGTCACTCCATGGGCGGTGGCGGCACGCTGGAGGCGGCCGACGACCGACCGCAGTTGCAGGCGGCGATCCCGCTCACCGGGTGGAACCTCACAAAGAACTGGTCGGGGGTTCAGGTCCCGACCTTGATCGTCGGTGCCGAGAACGACACGATCGCCCCGGTCGCCTCGCACTCCAAGCCGTTCTACAACAGCCTGCCGTCCTCCCTGGACAAGGCCTATCTGGAGCTCGACGGTGCCAGCCACTTCGCGCCCAACATCTCCAACACCACGATCGCCAAGTACAGCATCTCCTGGCTGAAGCGCTTCATCGACGATGACACCCGCTACGAGCAGTTCCTGTGCCCGGCTCCTCAGGGCGACCGGAACATCTCCGAATACCGGGACACCTGCCCCCACTCCTAGACCGGATGGCCCCGGTCCCGTAGGGCAAGCGCACCTGGACTCCTCCGGGCCTGCCGGCACCGCGCCGGCAGGCCCTTTGGGCGGGCCGCCGGACCCGAGTTCGATCGTCACGGCGCGGTGTTCTGCTGGGCGGAGCCAGCTCCTCGTGGTTGCGCCGTGCCGCGTCGCTGATCGCCGTGAGTGCTTCTGCTCCTTTCGGCGGGGTCGCGCCGACGCCGTCCGCTGCCGGGTGAGACGGTCCGGCCCTGCCGGTGCTTGCGCCCCGGGTCCGGGTCAGGGCCGGATGAGGACCTTGAGCGCTTCACGCCGGTCCATGGCGCGGTAGGCGCCGGGCACCTCGTCGAGATCCCTGGTGAGATCGAAGACCTTGCCCGGCTGCACGGTGCCCTCCAGCACTCCCGGCAGCACGCCCGCTCGGCCATGCCGAACTGTCTGGCTCGAACGCGCCGGCCGGGAACAGACCCCGGCCGGCGCGTCGCCGGCTATGTCACCGGCGAGAAGGCGGCGGCCTTACCCAAGGTGCCGGGCGAAGAACCGCAGCGCATCGTCGGTCTCGAACGCGGGGATTCCCCCATGGTCGCCGGGGTTGGCGTGCAGCGTCTTGTCGGTGGAACCCAGGGCGTCGAACAGCGCCAGGGCCTGGTCTCTGGGCACTCGCGTATCGTCCCATTGGAGCAGGAACTGCACCGGCACGGTGACCCGGGGGGCGGGTGCGGCCAGCCCGTGCACGCCGAGCAGGCCCAGCACCGCGGCGCGGATCCGGGAGTCGGCGGCGAGCAGCGGCACACCGATCCCGCAGCCCATCGACACACCCCAATAGCCGGCCGGGCCGGCGCCCACGTGGTCGAGCTCCTGGACCGCGGTCAGCACGGCCTGCCAGTCGGCGACGGCCTGCCCGGCCAGCAGGTCGTGCATGGCCGCGACCAGCTCGGTCGGATCCTCACCGGCGGCCATACGGGCCCGCATGTCACCCGCGAACCGGATGAACTGTTCATCTTTCGGCCGGTCGCCGTGGTTGGGGGCATCGATCGCGGCGACGGCGAAACACCCTTCGGCGGCGAACCGGTGCGCGCCGGCCAGGACGCCGGGAGCCTTCTTGTGCTGGCCGCCGCCGTGTCCCATCAGGATCAGTGGGCGGGGGCCGGTAGCGCCTTGCGGTGTGAACAGCACACCGGTGATCTCGCCGAGGGTGAAGGACTGTTCGGTGACGCCGTCGGTCGACGTCTGAGAGGTCAAGCTGAAGCGCATAGCGTTTCAAAGCCTTTCGGGGGTGCCTTGTGTCGGCGCTCCCTAGACCATGCACAGGAGGGAGCCCCGATCTGTCATCACAGCGTTGATCGGTCTCACCTCCTCCAGTCGTACTGCTGCACGGCGCCGCCGAAGATATCACAGGCCTCGCTGGGCGAGCGTTGCCCGACGCGGCACTAGTTTCCGCTCACTGGTGTGCCGGCCCGTCGAACCGCGTAGTCGCCGAGTACGGGCTGCAGCAGGTCGAAGCCGCGGCGGGCGGGCTCGGCCACGTGGGCGCGGATTGATTCGTTCTCCTCGCCTGCCAGGATGCGCCGGAGAACATCGGCGAACAGGACACGGTAGACCGTGAGGAGGTGTCCGGCCGCCAGATAGGCGGTGAGGTCACCCTCGTGGGCCCGCGTCTCGTTGGCAAGGGTCCTCGCGAGCGTCTCCTCGGAAACCTCAAGACGGTGATCGGGTTCTCCATCGGATTGATCGGTCGCCAGGATCCTGAACTGATCGGACAGCGCCGTGCCGAACTGTGGAAGATGCTGGCAGCCGGTCAGCTCCGTCCGGCTCATAAAGCGTTTCCGATGGAACGGATCGCCGATGCCGTCGAACTGATCGAGACCCGCCGCAACCTGGGCCGAGTCCTCATACATACGACCTGACGAGCCACCATGCACCACCTCGCCCGGCACCTCCAGCGGGTTCTCGGGCAGGAACGTGCCGAGCATCGGCACCGGGCCCACCGCAACGCCAAACCCGGCTTCGTCGCCGGACGGCGCTTACCGGCCGGAACATCCGGCGCTGGCGTCCAGCCGGAAGAACCTCTTGAGCTCCGCCCCCGTCACCTCGGGCCGGAACCGGCGGCAACGGGCCACTTGCTCATCTGACCGGGAATCCACCGGCACGAGCAGGCCCGCTGGCCTGCTCCACCAGGGCGAACAGCCGTCGTCATCGAATCGTCGTCAAGATC from Streptosporangium sp. NBC_01756 includes the following:
- a CDS encoding ABC transporter substrate-binding protein — encoded protein: MTKRLYSVIAVALAVSAFAGGCGRSSSETGAGAGAASAAGKTAKDLVPEAVRKTGELRMATSEGYPPMEMYKPGTQELTGVDPDLAAAIAAKLGLKAKVTNAAFDGLIPGLQAGRWDVVMSSMSDTEERRAAVDFVDYFNAGGAIMVKKGNPEGIKTLEDLCGRTIVLAKGSSNLAIGQRQDEKCAKKMQIMQSEDAPTGLLSIDSGRAVATIVDSPVAAMYAKDTGKYDVLPEQYDAGPWGIAVDRRNTALRDAVAKAMQELAADGGYQAVLEKYGVASNAVPEVMVNTKPWK
- a CDS encoding amino acid ABC transporter permease — translated: MEVTRTPQAADVADLPIDAVRPPRPGRWVAGVVAGFALIWLAYTIIVNENLHWDVIAEYLMDGRVLGGLWVTIQLTVLSMVIGLALGILAAVMQLSGSPVLRGTSALYTWFFRGTPLLVQLIFWFNIGLVFPSFGIGVPFDGPKLIEWQANELITPFTAALLGLAINEGAYMAEIVRAGIRSVDPGQREAAEALGMSHRQVLRRVVLPQAMRVIIPPTGNQFISMLKTTSMVSVIAGAELLTVSQRIYLGNFEVIAMLIVASIWYIVLTTIASVGQHFIEKRFERGHHALQVRVRRNLRPFGRGNA
- a CDS encoding amino acid ABC transporter ATP-binding protein; the protein is MVEPKVRIRSVRKCFGSVEVLKGISLDVPEGGVVCVVGPSGSGKSTLLRCVNRLETIDSGRIWVDGDLIGYAEQEDRLHHLRPAQLCRQRQDIGMVFQRFHLFPHRTALENVMEGPVVVKGVAKGQARKRALELLERVDLADRADHYPAQLSGGQQQRVAIARSLAMDPKLMLFDEPTSALDPELVQEVLAVIRDLAASGMTMMVVTHEMGFAREVGDNLIFIDGGVIVEQGHPRDVLANPRHERFRSFLGQVL
- a CDS encoding N-acyl-D-amino-acid deacylase family protein, which encodes MTHFDLLLRGGLVIDGTAATTARHADVGVLDGRLTLLPPGAPAAARETADLTGLVLAPGFIDVHTHSDGVTLIDGELGGDMVRASVLQGVTTEICGNCGSSLFPALPGRLAAMRAETRVYFGGDVGMYEGFAEFAAAHAAVPRANHLTSLVGHGTLRAGVIGPGDRAATPGELDTMCALLDRALSAGAAGLSTGLIYTPGTYASTDEVVALAAVAAAHGKPYVTHLRDEMSRVEEALEEAVEIGRRSGASLHVSHHKTAGKYAWGLTRRTLPKLAALRAEGMDVTCDVYPYTAGSTALGAMLPPWASDGGIAALTARLADPGQRELMRRAIAEGVPGWENTVGNGGWDRISIACAPRHPETEGHMIAELAAVRGQDPLDMVAELLIAEQGEMTIISHSMIEDDVRRVLAAPYSMIGSDGVPKPGGRPHPRWAGTFPRVLGRYVRELGLLSLETAVHKMTGMAAARFGLAGRGVISDGAHADLVVFDPGTVADGATFTDPLVPPSGIHSVIVAGRTVVRDGTETGARPGAVLST
- a CDS encoding serine hydrolase; its protein translation is MIDRDRGLWKDDGPGNDAGPEQDDGFREDDGFREDGAMTEFDVPGGEAARTVAVSVPGLVSLHEDVELTLASTGKLLLLAAVARGITAGKLDPAEIVEVREEDRCGGSGLLGALSGRRWAIGDLAVLIASVSDNTATNTLLRRLGLDRVAEDAAALGFARTRILDRIREPRLPAHPPAFAVGTAGELARFAAGLDGRREWTRLMLDWMAHNTDRSLVPALLPHEPEDREVPASVPPGRVWVANKTGTDAGVRADVGVMIGSGRRIGYAVLANGPCGDEHALVESVRQAGLAIGRLAGLPLDR
- a CDS encoding LysR family transcriptional regulator, whose protein sequence is MLSSQRLRVLLEIFRTGSIAGAARTLRLSPSAVSHQLSKLEEEAGVGLVERGAQSLRLTAAGRRLATRAQEVLDIIEAAEKDLLAQARADAGQLRIGFFASAGYRLLPLALSTFTARHPAVELDLVLGQPHELLPDLERGALDVLVVFEHALDPWKPPEGVEVIHLFDEPQLLVVPPGHPAGQRQPVRLADLAGEPWITTYGTDTPVSVLERASALEGFNPTIRCRSDHYEVTLGLVRAGLGVALVPSLGAQGASGIQVCRLDGPRLYRRIGAATRPTNPNPALRSFIDYLRDASAQIRNALR
- a CDS encoding RNA 2'-phosphotransferase, with translation MDDRRLIRVSKFLSRHLRHQPDRIGLTLDPAGWTEIGLLLAAAARHGFPITREELAQVVAGNDKQRFAVEGDRIRANQGHSVAVDLDLPVAEPPEFLFHGTVGDHIAAIRDAGLRPMNRHAVHLSPDRETAIRVGARRGRPVILVVRAGDMHRAGHEFRISANGVWLVDHVPPASIVFPG